One genomic window of Pecten maximus chromosome 3, xPecMax1.1, whole genome shotgun sequence includes the following:
- the LOC117322913 gene encoding DDB1- and CUL4-associated factor 5-like, with protein MKGKGHRLKVSSLQLYLKMPGRSSKCGTGIVYSPLSYVDGRGTDKKCKEPERLLMRDRIRCARGLYRRDLKEHYGCVNAIEFSHDGGEWIASGGDDRRVLLWNVQKALDHIGKPAFMKGEHNSNIFCLAFDYENKKIFSGGNDEQVIVHDISTGETLDVFTHEDAVYSLSIDPNNVSVFASACDDGRILVYDIREPPSTDPFCLANYTSSMHAVMYNPVDPRLLATANAKEGIGLWDIRKPRSCLLRYGGGYVQQSCMSVRFSQSGERLLALRRRLPPVLYNIASSQPLCEFDHSGYYNSCTMKSCTFAGDNDQYVLSGSDDFNLYMWKVPENLSKRQYINDAHMILKGHRSIVNQVRFNPANHLIISSGVEKVVKVWSLFEMPGCEGGLGGENPPPPTVGERSVYTHEEYINLVLQSGHVMTHDYSSHSTEEDPRMMAFFDSLVQRELEGCSSEEDLSSSEQELYERIIQLSHSDMSNGSEYESGADVGQSVTNNNTSDVNYEEDSAFSPFSIAFASVVAVQTSRSMEEQSSGISLDTSLDTSANQSGSVSDGNANLSNTDSGSQRPNSSTGNTRRSISELIVKRKEVKRQASKALRNKQRKRKRPRSSSSESSDGEQNKNSTSTGISTGHPENVLSSQKQRAQLQLKRLQQLRNNILKSDSDNSDNEEISVAETSCKVLEQNSSDRNVICAGKESGEKACKEETQTVGCSKAGTSKSNSELGAYLHETDFNNQPSTSAKIGIMGNSHIHNSCDKISVTVSNSNNENAQCSASENSGGSHSNFTEFKRFKKRTKALKRQYRQHGSDNEDT; from the exons ATGAAAGGAAAGGGGCATCGTCTGAAAGTTTCTAGTCTTCAGCTATATCTTAAGATGCCAGGGCGTTCGTCTAAATGTGGAACAGGGATCGTTTACAGCCCTCTCTCGTATGTAGACGGTCGCGGAACAGACAAGAAGTGTAAAGAGCCCGAGCGGCTGTTGATGAGAGATCGAATTCGCTGTGCTCGGGGACTGTACCGACGCGATCTTAAAGAGCATTATGGCTGTGTCAACGCTATAGAATTCTCTCATGATGGCGGAGAATGGATTGCCTCAG GTGGTGATGATCGTCGTGTTTTACTATGGAATGTCCAGAAAGCTCTGGATCACATTGGTAAACCTGCCTTCATGAAGGGCGAGCACAATAGCAACATATTTTGTCTCGCCTTCGACTACGAAAACAAAAAGATATTTTCTGGAG GAAACGATGAGCAAGTCATTGTACATGATATTTCAAC AGGGGAGACTTTGGACGTGTTTACACACGAGGATGCTGTGTACAGTCTTAGTATTGACCCAAACAATGTCAGCGTGTTTGCCAGTGCATGTGATGATGGCCGCATTCTTGTGTATGACATTCGTGAACCGCCCAGCACTG ACCCATTTTGTCTGGCTAACTACACCTCCTCCATGCATGCTGTGATGTACAACCCTGTGGACCCCCGTCTCCTAGCAACAGCCAATGCAAAGGAAGGGATTGGTCTGTGGGATATCAGAAAACCTCGGAG CTGTCTGTTGCGGTATGGAGGAGGCTATGTTCAGCAGAGCTGTATGAGTGTAAGATTCAGCCAGTCGGGGGAGCGTCTGCTAGCCCTAAGACGTCGCCTTCCTCCTGTGCTCTATAACATAGCCAGCTCACAGCCTCTGTGTGAGTTTGACCATAGTGGCTACTACAACTCCTGTACCATGAAGAGCTGTACCTTTGCAGGAGACAACGACCAG tATGTCCTATCTGGATCTGACGATTTCAACCTGTACATGTGGAAAGTACCAGAGAATCTATCAAAAA GGCAATATATAAATGATGCCCACATGATACTGAAAGGTCATAGGTCAATTGTAAACCAGGTGCGATTCAACCCAGCAAATCACCTCATCATCTCTTCTGGAGTAGAAAAGGTTGTGAAG gtGTGGAGTCTGTTCGAGATGCCCGGATGTGAGGGCGGCCTTGGGGGAGAAAATCCTCCACCTCCGACTGTAGGTGAGAGATCAGTTTATACCCACGAGGAGTACATCAACCTGGTCCTTCAGAGTGGACATGTGATGACCCACGATTACTCGAGCCACTCCACCGAGGAAGACCCGCGCATGATGGCGTTCTTCGATTCTCTGGTCCAGCGGGAGCTTGAAGGCTGCTCGTCTGAGGAAGATTTGTCGAGTAGTGAGCAAGAACTGTATGAGCGAATTATTCAGTTGTCACACTCCGACATGTCTAATGGATCAGAGTATGAATCTGGGGCGGATGTCGGTCAGAGCGTGACCAATAATAACACTAGCGATGTTAACTATGAGGAAGACTCGGCATTCAGCCCGTTCAGTATTGCGTTTGCAAGTGTGGTTGCAGTTCAGACATCTCGCAGTATGGAGGAGCAGTCGTCTGGTATTTCTTTAGATACGTCATTAGACACTTCAGCTAACCAAAGTGGAAGTGTTTCAGATGGGAATGCAAACTTAAGTAACACAGATTCAGGCTCACAGAGACCAAACAGCAGTACCGGTAACACTAGGAGAAGCATCTCTGAGCTCATAGTAAAACGTAAAGAAGTGAAGAGACAGGCTAGCAAGGCTCTGAGGAATAAACAGAGAAAACGCAAAAGACCCAGATCATCTAGTTCTGAGTCCAGCGATGGAGAACAGAATAAAAATTCGACCAGCACTGGAATCTCTACTGGCCATCCAGAAAATGTGCTTTCTTCACAGAAACAAAGAGCTCAGCTCCAGCTGAAACGGCTTCAGCAACTTAGAAATAATATCTTAAAGAGTGATTCCGATAATAGTGACAACGAAGAGATTTCTGTGGCTGAAACGTCCTGCAAAGTCTTAGAGCAGAATAGTTCAGACAGGAATGTGATTTGTGCTGGGAAGGAATCGGGTGAGAAAGCTTGTAAAGAGGAAACACAGACTGTTGGTTGTAGTAAAGCAGGGACAAGTAAAAGTAACTCTGAACTTGGCGCTTATCTGCATGAAACAGATTTCAATAACCAACCCTCGACATCCGCAAAGATCGGGATTATGGGTAATTCTCATATACACAACTCCTGTGACAAAATATCGGTGACAGTCTCAAATAGCAATAATGAAAATGCACAGTGTTCAGCCTCTGAAAACTCTGGAGGCAGTCATTCCAATTTTACAGAATTCAAAAGATTCAAGAAACGAACAAAAGCATTAAAGCGACAGTATCGCCAGCATGGATCAGACAATGAGGATACATAA